GCAAGGTGAGCCGCTACTTCAATCTAAGACTTTCTGGAAGCGATGTACTGATGGTGACTAAATTTTAGCCAGTTTTACATTTTCTTTGGTTGCTTATTACACCAGACCTTCCTAATATTACTATGAGATAGAAGTAATAAACTTTAACATTCAAGGAGACCTGACGTGGTAGAACCCTTACTTTCCGGAATCGTGCTCGGCTTGATACTGGTTACCCTCTCTGGGCTGTTTGTCGCTGCATATATGCAGTATAAGCGCGGCAATCAACTGGGTATCTAAAATTCCCAGTGCGTCCCAGCAGGAATTTCTCACCACTCCCCCGGTGGTGAGCCGGGTAATTCATGGTAATGAAAAAAAATTTACAGCAGATTCCCTTTAAGTGAAATACAGGATAGAAACCCGGTTTCTTGAAGAAACCGGGTTTCTGTTAGCAGTTATTGCTGACTCGGAGAATTCTATTTAGATAAATTTTTCTCATGCTAATGAATCAGCCTTACTCTAAGCTAAAGCGCATCTAATTTGTATATTTCCGAGTGTCGAGGAAAACTGTCAATCCCTCTCCCCATCCCCCCATCCCCCCAGGGATAATTCATTGTGATGAGAGAAAATTATTTTGGATAAATCTGTCTATGGAAAAGTGGAAAAATTCGGTAAATTTCTCCCCCCTGCTCCCCTGCTCCCCAAATTTTCTTTCGGTACAATGAATTAGCCCTGCCCCATCCCCCCATCTCCCCATCAAGCTCAATATCAAAATTAAATGCGTAGCAGCTTAACCCCGGCGCCCCAATCCACGAGAACGCATCCGCTCGATCCGGCTCAGTACGCGCGTGACCAGTTCTGGGCCGAGTACTGGTTTGGTGATGAAGTCATCTGCTCCAGCGGCAAAAGCTTTTTGCAAGGATTCCGCATCGGTATGGGCTGTAACGACTAAAATAGGTAAATCTCCCCAGCAAGAATCTTGTCGCACGATTTTACATAAATCCAGACCGCTTAATAAAGGCAATTCCAGATCCAGCACTATTAAGTCCGGTGATGTAGCGTTCAGCATTTCCCAAAAGCGTGCCGGTTCTTCCAGCGTCGTCACTTTCAGTCCCCAAGGCGTGAGTAAGGCTGATAATTGAGCTAATATTACGGGGTCATCGTCCAAAATTAATACTTTAGCTTCTGAGTGTTTAGTTTGAGGCAAGACACGGGCGATCGCCTGAAAAATCTGCACGGTGGTGGCGGGTTTGTGCAGGAATTGTTTAGCGCCTAACCAAGATACGGCTAATCGATCGGCAAGGCTATCTCGTCCGGTAAATACCACGACCGGGATATTTAGCGATCGCTTTGCTAATTCCCGCAGCAGTATTAAACCATTTTCCTTTGTTTGCGGAAAGTTTAAATCGAGAACGATCGCATCGGGAGTCACCAAAGCCAGACAAGTTCGGGCAGCTGCTAGATTGGAAGCAACGGTGATGTGGATTCCCCAAGAGTCTGCCTCTGCTTGCAATTGCTCGGTCAGCATCGCATCATCATCAATGACTAGTACGCAATGAGATTGGTTAGCAGGCTCTAGTCGATCGCGATCGGCGAAGCTGGGCGGTTTTGTTAATTCTTGTTGCAATCCAACTACCAATTGAGAAAAGTGGGAAATTTCATCCTGAGTGAAAGGGCGATCGTTGAGTAGTAAATGTTCTGCTGCCCGTGCTAACTTAGAACCTTCAGGATAACCGAAAGAACCCATCGAGCCGGCTAATTTATGAGCTTCCTGCTTTGACTTTTGATGTAACTCCCAGTTAAACTCTCCGGTCAAAAGTGTCTTTTCAAATTGTTCTAATACTGCTAATTCTTTGGCAAAGGAATTGCGGAATCGTTCCAGTACCCGATTCACGGAAGCCATATTTTTAGCGAGCAGTTTTTGACTGCTATCTTGGTTGGTTATCGCAGCAGAAGCGACGGTATTTGGTGCTGGTTTTAATCGATAT
Above is a genomic segment from Leptolyngbyaceae cyanobacterium containing:
- the petG gene encoding cytochrome b6-f complex subunit PetG, producing MVEPLLSGIVLGLILVTLSGLFVAAYMQYKRGNQLGI
- a CDS encoding response regulator; protein product: MMKILLVENNISSDSALKKLLAAQDYAMDIANDGLTGLDLASKFEYDLILLELLIPKLDGIDLCRQLRSQGYAKPILLLTEKDTNADIVAALDAGADDYVTQPYDPVTLLARIRALWRRSQGNQLCSLSWGELCVDPYSSKVTFGEQVIFLTATEYNLLELFLRNPNRIFSRSAILDRLWGFDDAPTEQTVTTHIKELRKKLKSAGLTEDILETVYGMGYRLKPAPNTVASAAITNQDSSQKLLAKNMASVNRVLERFRNSFAKELAVLEQFEKTLLTGEFNWELHQKSKQEAHKLAGSMGSFGYPEGSKLARAAEHLLLNDRPFTQDEISHFSQLVVGLQQELTKPPSFADRDRLEPANQSHCVLVIDDDAMLTEQLQAEADSWGIHITVASNLAAARTCLALVTPDAIVLDLNFPQTKENGLILLRELAKRSLNIPVVVFTGRDSLADRLAVSWLGAKQFLHKPATTVQIFQAIARVLPQTKHSEAKVLILDDDPVILAQLSALLTPWGLKVTTLEEPARFWEMLNATSPDLIVLDLELPLLSGLDLCKIVRQDSCWGDLPILVVTAHTDAESLQKAFAAGADDFITKPVLGPELVTRVLSRIERMRSRGLGRRG